A single window of Lutzomyia longipalpis isolate SR_M1_2022 chromosome 1, ASM2433408v1 DNA harbors:
- the LOC129797128 gene encoding endocuticle structural glycoprotein SgAbd-8-like → MKLFIVIASVIAATSAAHLGNSYIPPPSNALSAGGSPAFLQGPRPSNQYLPPGGTNFRHSAGFGGAGFGGPSAFAGAAASQPQFRAQPQAQFNNHGQYQPQQYNAGPQIPILRYNNNVNAGDGQYEFDYATGNGIMHQEQGHVNNLGTEQSEQVVSGSYSYTGDDGKTYSVSYRADSNGFQPVGDHLPTPPPIPEAIQKSLAISAARSPQQSYDSGAYRPNQHQGFPQASGTQQQYLPPSVQSARQSFNPQTGYHY, encoded by the exons ATGAAATTG TTCATTGTGATCGCATCTGTGATTGCCGCCACATCGGCTGCCCACCTGGGAAATAGTTACATCCCCCCACCGAGTAATGCTCTCTCGGCCGGTGGATCACCTGCTTTCCTTCAGGGACCACGACCATCTAATCAGTACTTGCCACCAGGTGGTACCAACTTCCGCCATTCAGCTGGCTTCGGTGGTGCTGGTTTTGGTGGCCCAAGTGCATTTGCTGGTGCTGCTGCATCCCAACCCCAATTCCGTGCTCAACCTCAGGCTCAATTCAATAACCACGGACAGTATCAGCCCCAACAGTACAATGCTGGTCCACAGATTCCCATCTTGCGGTACAACAACAACGTCAATGCCGGTGATGGACAATACGAATTCGA CTACGCCACCGGAAATGGAATAATGCATCAGGAGCAGGGACATGTCAACAATTTGGGAACTGAACAATCCGAGCAGGTTGTATCTGGATCCTATTCCTACACAGGTGATGACGGCAAAACCTACTCTGTCAGCTACCGTGCTGATTCCAATGGATTCCAACCTGTTGGAGATCATTTGCCCACCCCACCACCAATCCCAGAGGCCATCCAAAAATCTCTTGCCATCTCTGCAGCTAGATCACCACAACAGAGCTACGATTCTGGTGCCTACCGACCAAATCAACATCAAGGATTCCCCCAGGCCTCCGGTACACAGCAGCAATACCTCCCACCATCTGTCCAGTCTGCTCGTCAATCCTTCAATCCCCAAACGGGATACCATTACTAG
- the LOC129797136 gene encoding general transcription factor 3C polypeptide 6, producing the protein MACVKKETTPQYSDDEDEVYLYVDFNQIALQDELSNPNLTFKIVGIESENPVVQINNKFFKGEYEDTVGTHLFFEEDTDHKEQDPLYSRNPKKMYKYMNKTNKVLTMKRIFLESRDDENRVQEEEVPVENSSKYQVTKTYHETLCQLLKPGQEPPHLVTDCLDAKVRSSQEVVEEYHNLEMTDEKKHIP; encoded by the exons ATGGCATGTGTAAAGAAGGAAACTACACCGCAGTACAGTGATGATGAAGATGAAGTTTATTTGTACGTGGATTTCAATCAAATTGCACTTCAGGACGAACTGAGTAACCCTAACCTCACATTTAAGATTGTTGGGATTGAAAGTGAAAATCCGGTGGTtcagataaataataaattcttcaagg gtgAATATGAAGACACTGTTGGCACTCATTTATTCTTCGAGGAAGACACAGATCACAAGGAACAGGATCCACTGTACAGTAGGAACCCAAAGAAGATGTACAAGTACATGAATAAGACCAACAAAGTGTTGACAATGAAGAGAATCTTCTTGGAATCACGAGATGATGAAAATAGGGTACAGGAGGAAGAAGTTCCTGTTGAGAATTCTTCAAAGTACCAAGTCACAAAGACCTATCACGAAACCCTGTGTCAGCTTCTTAAACCCGGCCAGGAACCTCCGCATTTGGTGACTGATTGCTTGGATGCAAAAGTACGATCTTCACAGGAAGTTGTTGAAGAATACCACAATCTTGAGATGACTGATGAAAAGAAGCATATTCCatag
- the LOC129797045 gene encoding dual specificity mitogen-activated protein kinase kinase hemipterous, with product MSNDISDKIQILEARLIGKNESSESIDKHPFDKSRPGSGRRPDTLGDSVRARKPLVLPVKGFQNMHSYIEPETENKLRTIMKRSGILCIDGKEYQTDIKDLEDMGELGNGTSGQVVKMRHVESDTVIAVKQMRRTGNEEENKRIIMDLDVVLKSHDCPYIVRCLGCFITQTDVWICMELMATCFDKLQKKSNLPVPEEILGKVTVATVKALAYLKDKHGVIHRDVKPSNILIDEKGVIKLCDFGISGRLVDSKAKTRSAGCAAYMAPERIDPKKPEYDIRADVWSLGITLVELATGSFPYKGCKTDFEVLTKVLESDPPSLPTDQGFSVQFQDFVNKCLTKNSHRRPKYPELLRQPFLKYYEDHYVDVPSWFSSVMEKAGLKSHRRLSPSHLQSEAHRTIVAPSSIPNYQQSSSSNSHHGHKISSSPISPPKTSSSSIVSPSASAVAAVNETDGGFIKEVEVDKSRIRYDESFFGNVDGISHKSPTEVASCKFPEDGEELNMSTNSQNNHDVVSEMNKMYRKSPFMQRRKEIGEYGSPRRESMLSNLGHSFIRNMTSSPFSQKKMTNQARQIERQHQLEMIRNQTRPPDADENGFCNFYGSDSPLPLRRPMPNQPDSPQMRLPGNTSPIVLQRFYHQQSQLRERQLEEEGKVHQENTNPFHSDMLKYQTIQRSHVPNVGVMNPFHEHQYHIHQHNQRGFDDKINQQHPANAYHQLNTNSPKHQYLFSSCSNGKKNSVQPTSSGFNPSGGHATTDLVGGIADYTTRMDHNIYSTSSRGRNSPSSSLINGSTTGDGIKDDTGWFNSIAGVVKRRFASYMKLHLASGERGGGGGDRGRHNVNSTPSTTHSTPTHTSTNPFLMQDQRAPPAVPIQPPSPHILSGVDRRHRSPDPPPRYNRGQSPLLLRRNLYEMGQLPPGSPIMSRRYLSSSPPVPPPRRGSESVPGSPQHFRTRIHYTPEPQRRFYRHIDQ from the exons ATGTCGAATGATATTAGTGATAAAATCCAGATATTGGAGGCTCGTTTAATAGGCAAAAATGAGTCCAGTGAGAGCATCGATAAACACCCATTCGACAAATCCCGGCCAGGAAGCGGACGGCGCCCGGATACTT TGGGCGATTCCGTCCGTGCCCGAAAGCCTTTGGTTCTCCCGGTAAAGGGATTTCAGAACATGCACTCCTACATTGAACCAGAAACTGAAAACAAATTGAGGACCATTATGAAACGAAGTGGTATTCTGTGTATCGATGGCAAAGAATACCAGACAGATATTAAAGATCTGGAGGATATGGGAGAGCTAGGCAATGGGACAAGTGGTCAGGTGGTCAAAATGCGTCACGTAGAGAGCGACACAGTCATAGCCGTTAAG CAAATGCGCCGTACGGGAAATGAGGAGGAAAATAAGCGGATAATCATGGATTTAGATGTTGTGCTCAAATCCCACGATTGCCCGTATATTGTACGATGCCTGGGATGCTTCATCACTCAGACAGATGTATGGATCTGTATGGAGTTGATGGCAACGTGCTTCGATAAGCTGCAGAAGAAATCAAATCTGCCAGTGCCTGAAGAGATTCTCGGAAAGGTTACAGTTGCG ACCGTGAAAGCACTAGCCTATTTGAAAGATAAGCACGGTGTTATCCACAGAGATGTGAAGCCATCGAATATACTGATTGATGAGAAAGGTGTTATCAAACTTTGTGATTTCGGAATTAGTGGAAGACTAGTCGATTCAAAGGCCAAAACACGATCAGCTGGATGCGCTGCATACATGGCG cCCGAACGTATTGATCCGAAAAAACCAGAATACGATATTAGAGCTGATGTGTGGTCTTTGGGGATAACATTAGTCGAACTGGCGACTGGCTCTTTCCCCTACAAAGGCTGCAAAACAGATTTCGAAGTGTTGACCAAAGTTCTGGAGTCAGATCCTCCATCACTGCCAACTGACCAAGGTTTCAGTGTCCAATTTCAGGATTTCGTCAATAAATG TTTAACGAAGAATTCACACCGTCGCCCAAAATATCCTGAACTTCTGCGACAACCATTTCTAAAATACTATGAAGATCACTATGTGGACGTCCCATCGTGGTTTTCATCAGTAATGGAAAAGGCTGGACTTAAATCACATCGCAG ACTATCGCCTTCACACTTGCAATCTGAAGCTCATAGGACAATAGTAGCACCATCAAGTATACCAAATTATCAGCAAAGTAGTAGCAGTAATAGTCATCATGGCCATAAAATATCTTCATCGCCAATTTCACCCCCAAaaacatcatcatcatcaattgTCTCACCAAGTGCATCAGCTGTTGCAGCAGTAAATGAAACAGACGGAGGTTTCATTAAGGAGGTAGAAGTGGACAAGTCAAGGATACGTTACGATGAGAGTTTCTTTGGGAATGTCGATGGGATTTCACACAAAAGTCCCACAGAGGTGGCATCGTGTAAATTTCCCGAAGATGGAGAAGAGTTGAATATGTCGACAAATTCACAGAATAATCACGATGTTGTGAGTGAGATGAATAAAATGTACAGAAAATCCCCATTTATGCAAAGGCGAAAGGAAATTGGGGAATATGGGAGCCCACGAAGGGAATCAATGTTGAGCAATCTTG GTCACAGCTTCATTCGCAACATGACAAGTTCTCCGTTTAGTCAGAAGAAAATGACAAATCAAGCGAGGCAAATTGAGAGGCAGCATCAATTGGAGATGATAAGAAATCAGACGAGACCACCAGATGCAGATGAGAAtggtttttgcaatttctacGGCTCAGATTCACCATTACCCCTGAGGAGGCCAATGCCAAATCAGCCGGATTCCCCACAGATGCGTCTACCAGGAAACACTAGTCCAATTG TGCTTCAACGCTTCTATCATCAGCAGAGTCAATTGCGTGAGCGACAGCTCGAGGAGGAGGGGAAAGTCCATCAAGAGAACACAAATCCCTTTCACAGTGATATGCTTAAATACCAAACAATTCAGCGATCTCATGTACCAAATGTTGGTGTCATGAATCCCTTCCATGAGCATCAATACCACATACATCAGCACAATCAACGCGGATTTGATGATAAGATCAATCAGCAGCATCCAGCTAATGCGTATCATCAGCTAAATACTAATAGTCCAAAGCATCAGTACCTCTTTAGTAGTTGTAGCAATGGCAAGAAGAATTCAGTTCAGCCCACATCTTCGGGATTTAATCCATCAGGTGGGCATGCGACGACGGACTTGGTGGGCGGCATCGCGGACTACACAACAAGAATGGACCACAATATCTATAGCACAAGTTCAAGGGGAAGAAATTCACCGTCATCAAGTCTGATTAATGGATCAACGACAGGTGATGGTATTAAAGATGACACCG GGTGGTTCAATTCGATTGCAGGTGTTGTAAAGCGACGTTTTGCATCGTATATGAAACTCCATTTGGCATCAGGTGAACGTGGTGGTGGTGGGGGCGATCGTGGACGCCACAATGTGAATTCCACGCCATCAACTACGCACAGTACACCAACGCATACGTCAACAAATCCCTTTTTGATGCAAGACCAAAGAGCACCACCAGCTGTGCCCATCCAACCACCTAGTCCGCATATCCTAAGTGGTGTCGATAGGCGCCACAGGAGTCCTGATCCACCGCCACGCTACAATCGTGGGCAATCACCACTTTTGCTCAGGCGGAATCTCTATGAGATGGGTCAACTTCCACCGGGATCACCAATAATGTCCAGGAG GTATTTGTCTTCATCACCACCTGTGCCACCACCAAGACGTGGTTCCGAAAGTGTTCCTGGTTCACCCCAACATTTCCGTACACGTATCCACTACACCCCTGAGCCGCAGAGACGATTCTATCGACATATTGACCAATGA
- the LOC129797146 gene encoding RNA-binding protein RO60-like isoform X1 encodes MIFLTPVSPILHNERFCLCVCVKFSSVFDNRRIILNHTEVNKMSSMQLLRYLHIGTTGMCYVATEKKPSVRELCRVPDELECLKTLAEGENHRLVTLTIKKAMDSAYLRRSNETIICIAYCLHLVKNKELRDAIHQMLPDLLVTQDDLLLFAFYNKFYSINRTGYGRGLRNAITKWYNLRTTEDLCDMMARRSVINKWSHKDIIRMAHPKIEDPQKVLIVKSTFQGGPNTIENAKCEQNVADMVSYQRLLMIIEFKNLKDGPKAAEMIRKYNIPYAYLPTHLWPHEDVWDALLPSMTYPELLEAIPRLSVMKMLKPTEALSKKYCTALSNMETLRKSQMHPISIYAFLQLYRSKRRYAGTVKEEYYHKKIGMQEIEVNEYVAKKLMNGVNNSFKYLEPIDQSICVVINLRKKLIRRPVFGLKQLTCLDVSLLMALSLFHSGRIVTIMTFSNIRGYLKRIPITTEMSYDEAYKVCTEMTMDKTWQDLGTPLDMAVNEGKHYNTFIIFVDSLLRAGRTGKPPIPSFTRYKTKYQQKSPNSSPRFIVVNMRRRKGDMKFTDDPDSMGMLEIAGFDRNSPKVIEAFMKQQFV; translated from the exons atgatttttttaaccccggtctcccctattctACACAACGAAAGATtttgtttgtgtgtgtgtgtgaagttTTCGAGTGTTTTTGACAACAggagaataattttaa ATCACACAGAAGTCAATAAAATGAGTAGTATGCAGCTGCTGAGATACCTTCACATTGGCACTACTGGGATGTGCTACGTGGCAACTGAGAAGAAGCCCAGTGTGCGGGAGCTGTGTCGCGTACCGGATGAATTGGAGTGCCTGAAGACCCTGGCGGAAGGGGAGAATCACCGCCTGGTCACGCTGACCATCAAGAAGGCAATGGATAGCGCATATTTGCGCCGCAGCAACGAGACAATCATCTGCATTGCGTACTGTCTGCATTTGgtgaagaataaagaattgcGCGATGCCATCCATCAAATGCTTCCGGATCTCCTTGTGACGCAGGACGATCTGCTACTCTTTGCATTCTACAATAAATTCTATTCGATCAATCGCACAGGCTATGGACGTGGTTTGCGCAATGCCATCACCAAGTGGTACAATCTCAGAACAACTGAAGATCTGTGCGACATGATGGCTCGTCGGAGTGTCATTAACAAGTGGTCGCACAAGGATATCATTAGGATGGCTCATCCAAAAATTGAGGATCCACAGAAGGTGCTCATTGTCAAGTCCACCTTCCAAGGTGGTCCAAATACCATTGAGAATGCAAAATGCGAGCAAAATGTTGCCGATATGGTATCCTATCAGCGCCTATTGAtgataattgaatttaaaaatctcaaagatgGACCCAAGGCCGCGGAAATGATTCGCAAATACAATATCCCCTACGCCTACCTTCCCACACATCTCTGGCCACATGAGGATGTGTGGGATGCGTTGTTGCCATCAATGACATATCCGGAACTTCTTGAGGCCATCCCAAGATTGTCCGTTATGAAAATGCTCAAACCCACCGAGGCGCTCTCCAAGAAGTACTGCACAGCTCTCAGTAATATGGAAACACTTCGAAAGAGCCAAATGCATCCCATTTCCATTTATGCTTTCCTCCAGCTCTATCGCTCCAAACGTCGCTATGCTGGAACTGTTAAG gaGGAATACTACCACAAAAAGATCGGCATGCAAGAAATCGAAGTTAATGAGTATGTTGCAAAGAAACTTATGAATGGCGTCAATAACTCCTTCAAGTATTTGGAACCGATTGATCAAAGTATCTGCGTTGTCATCAATTTACGAAAGAAATTGATACGCC GTCCTGTTTTTGGGTTAAAACAGCTCACGTGTCTGGATGTTTCTCTCCTCATGGCTCTGTCTTTGTTCCATTCAGGCCGCATTGTCACCATTATGACTTTCTCAAATATACGCGGTTACCTTAAGCGTATACCGATAACCACGGAGATGTCCTACGATGAAGCATACAAAGTTTGCACCGAAATGACT aTGGATAAAACATGGCAAGATCTCGGAACTCCATTGGATATGGCAGTAAATGAAGGTAAGCACTACAATACTTTTATCATCTTCGTGGACTCTCTTCTGCGTGCTGGACGTACAGGGAAGCCACCAATACCCTCATTTACGCGCTACAAGACAAAGTATCAGCAAAAGTCACCAAa TTCATCCCCGAGATTCATTGTTGTGAATATGCGTCGTCGCAAGGGCGACATGAAATTCACGGATGATCCCGATTCAATGGGGATGCTGGAAATTGCTGGATTCGATCGGAATTCCCCGAAAGTAATTGAAGCATTTATGAAGCAGCAATTTGTGTAG
- the LOC129797146 gene encoding RNA-binding protein RO60-like isoform X2, whose translation MSSMQLLRYLHIGTTGMCYVATEKKPSVRELCRVPDELECLKTLAEGENHRLVTLTIKKAMDSAYLRRSNETIICIAYCLHLVKNKELRDAIHQMLPDLLVTQDDLLLFAFYNKFYSINRTGYGRGLRNAITKWYNLRTTEDLCDMMARRSVINKWSHKDIIRMAHPKIEDPQKVLIVKSTFQGGPNTIENAKCEQNVADMVSYQRLLMIIEFKNLKDGPKAAEMIRKYNIPYAYLPTHLWPHEDVWDALLPSMTYPELLEAIPRLSVMKMLKPTEALSKKYCTALSNMETLRKSQMHPISIYAFLQLYRSKRRYAGTVKEEYYHKKIGMQEIEVNEYVAKKLMNGVNNSFKYLEPIDQSICVVINLRKKLIRRPVFGLKQLTCLDVSLLMALSLFHSGRIVTIMTFSNIRGYLKRIPITTEMSYDEAYKVCTEMTMDKTWQDLGTPLDMAVNEGKHYNTFIIFVDSLLRAGRTGKPPIPSFTRYKTKYQQKSPNSSPRFIVVNMRRRKGDMKFTDDPDSMGMLEIAGFDRNSPKVIEAFMKQQFV comes from the exons ATGAGTAGTATGCAGCTGCTGAGATACCTTCACATTGGCACTACTGGGATGTGCTACGTGGCAACTGAGAAGAAGCCCAGTGTGCGGGAGCTGTGTCGCGTACCGGATGAATTGGAGTGCCTGAAGACCCTGGCGGAAGGGGAGAATCACCGCCTGGTCACGCTGACCATCAAGAAGGCAATGGATAGCGCATATTTGCGCCGCAGCAACGAGACAATCATCTGCATTGCGTACTGTCTGCATTTGgtgaagaataaagaattgcGCGATGCCATCCATCAAATGCTTCCGGATCTCCTTGTGACGCAGGACGATCTGCTACTCTTTGCATTCTACAATAAATTCTATTCGATCAATCGCACAGGCTATGGACGTGGTTTGCGCAATGCCATCACCAAGTGGTACAATCTCAGAACAACTGAAGATCTGTGCGACATGATGGCTCGTCGGAGTGTCATTAACAAGTGGTCGCACAAGGATATCATTAGGATGGCTCATCCAAAAATTGAGGATCCACAGAAGGTGCTCATTGTCAAGTCCACCTTCCAAGGTGGTCCAAATACCATTGAGAATGCAAAATGCGAGCAAAATGTTGCCGATATGGTATCCTATCAGCGCCTATTGAtgataattgaatttaaaaatctcaaagatgGACCCAAGGCCGCGGAAATGATTCGCAAATACAATATCCCCTACGCCTACCTTCCCACACATCTCTGGCCACATGAGGATGTGTGGGATGCGTTGTTGCCATCAATGACATATCCGGAACTTCTTGAGGCCATCCCAAGATTGTCCGTTATGAAAATGCTCAAACCCACCGAGGCGCTCTCCAAGAAGTACTGCACAGCTCTCAGTAATATGGAAACACTTCGAAAGAGCCAAATGCATCCCATTTCCATTTATGCTTTCCTCCAGCTCTATCGCTCCAAACGTCGCTATGCTGGAACTGTTAAG gaGGAATACTACCACAAAAAGATCGGCATGCAAGAAATCGAAGTTAATGAGTATGTTGCAAAGAAACTTATGAATGGCGTCAATAACTCCTTCAAGTATTTGGAACCGATTGATCAAAGTATCTGCGTTGTCATCAATTTACGAAAGAAATTGATACGCC GTCCTGTTTTTGGGTTAAAACAGCTCACGTGTCTGGATGTTTCTCTCCTCATGGCTCTGTCTTTGTTCCATTCAGGCCGCATTGTCACCATTATGACTTTCTCAAATATACGCGGTTACCTTAAGCGTATACCGATAACCACGGAGATGTCCTACGATGAAGCATACAAAGTTTGCACCGAAATGACT aTGGATAAAACATGGCAAGATCTCGGAACTCCATTGGATATGGCAGTAAATGAAGGTAAGCACTACAATACTTTTATCATCTTCGTGGACTCTCTTCTGCGTGCTGGACGTACAGGGAAGCCACCAATACCCTCATTTACGCGCTACAAGACAAAGTATCAGCAAAAGTCACCAAa TTCATCCCCGAGATTCATTGTTGTGAATATGCGTCGTCGCAAGGGCGACATGAAATTCACGGATGATCCCGATTCAATGGGGATGCTGGAAATTGCTGGATTCGATCGGAATTCCCCGAAAGTAATTGAAGCATTTATGAAGCAGCAATTTGTGTAG